From the genome of Pseudomonas sihuiensis:
GGAGTGAACTCATGCCCCCGTTCAAGCCTTTGTTACTGGCCGCCGGCACCGCGCTGATGCTCGGCCTGACGCCTGTGGCCAGCCACGCTGCCGAAGGTCAGCTATCAGCACAGCTGGATGCGGCCCGCCAGGAAGGTTCGATCTGGACAGCCTTCGCGCTCAACCGGCATCTCAACCCTTTCAAGCTCGATATCGACGTTGAGGATGGCGCGGCCACCCTCAACGGCAAGGTCGAGAACGATGTTCAGAAAGAGCTGGCCGAGCAGGTGGCGCTGAGCATAGATGGCATCGATTCGGTGGACAATCGCATCGAGGTCAGCAGTGACGCGGTCGAGGGCGATGCGCCGAGCATGGCGCAGCGCCTTGAGGACGCCAGCCTCGCCGCCACGGTGAAGTCCAAGTTGCTGTGGAACAGCAACACCCGCGGCCTGGACATCCAGGTCAAGAGCGAAACCGGCAACATCACCCTCAGTGGTCATGCGCAGACGCCGGCGGCCAAGGAGTTGGCAGGCCAGCTGGCAGCCAATACCGATGGCGTGCGCGAAGTGTTCAACCACCTCAGCATCAGCACTGCCGACAGCAGTAGCAGCGCAGTGCAAACCACACTCGACGAAGCGCGCGAGAACATCAGTGACAGCTGGATCACCAGCAAGGTCAAGGCCAGTTTCCTCTACAGCCGCAATCTGGACGCCATGAACATTACGGTGAGCACCGACGACGGCCTGGTCAGTCTGCGCGGCAGTGTGCTGAGCAGTGCCGAGAAGCGATTGGCAGTCGAGACCGCCCGCAACATTCGCGGTGTGCGTGGCGTCGATGCCGACGCCCTGCGCATCAGCAGTTGAATCTCAAGCAATCCCGGCCACTGGAATGGCCATCAACCCGCAAGTCCCATCGCCAAGGAGTGAATCCATGAGCAGCAAGACCGCACAACTCAACGAACTGATCGAAATCACCCGTGACGGCAAGCGCTTCTACGAGCATGCCCACGAAGAGGTCAAGGACATCCGCCTGCAGGCGCTGTTCCGCGACATGGTGCGCGCCAAGACCGAAGTGATCGACGCCTTGAGCGTCAAGGTCGCGGCCAACCAGAGTGAGCCGGCGTCTGGCGGCACCATGCTGGGCAAACTGCGCCAGTTCTACGCCGACACCCGCGCGACCCTGGCCAAGGATGAGGACGCCACCTACGTCGCGCAGCTGGAGGAAGCGGAAGACCGCATTTTGCATGCCTTCGAAGATGCGCTGGAAAGTGCGGACAATGATGTTCGCGTGCTGCTGGCCGTGGAGATGCCCAAGGTGCGGGCTTGCCACGACCGCATGCGGGCGCTGAAGCAGAACATGCAGTAACCACTGCGGCGCTGTTACGAGCCCCTGCACGCATTGCGTGCGGGGGCTTTTTATTGGGTCTGAGTAGCCCGGACTGGCAAATAAGTGTGTGCTTTCGGTGCTGGCACTATCCGTTAGCACGTCGTCTGAACGTTTGGGTTTCGCCCCTTACGGGCGCCACCCAAACGCTCAGCGCACGCGGTAACGGATAGTGCTAAGCCAGTAAGCGATACGCACACAACCTGCCAGTTCAGTATGACCCGCACTTCCCCCAAACCATCCGAAGTACTTTCTCTCTCTGCCGCAACCGAAACTCGTCGACGTTCATTTAACTGTCACATTCGTTTCATAGAGTGGTCACGTGGCCTGCAGATACTTGGGCCAGTTCCATCCAACACTATCCTGCTAGGAGCAAGGCATGAAACTGAAGCGTTTGATGGCGGCCCTGACTTTCGCCGCCGCTGGCGTAAGCGCCGTATCTGCTGTAGCCGCCGTCGACCCGGCTCTGCCGACCTATGAAAAGACTTCCGGTGTGTCGGGCAACCTGTCCAGCGTCGGTTCCGACTCGCTGGCCAACCTGATGACCCTGTGGGCAGAAGAGTTCAAGAAGAACTACCCCAACGTCAACATCCAGATCCAGGCCGCTGGTTCCTCCACTGCGCCACCCGCGCTGACCGAAGGCACCGCCAACATGGGCCCGATGAGCCGTCCGATGAAGGACAGCGAAATCCAGGCCTTCGAAGAGAAGTACGGCTACAAGCCGACCGCCGTTCCGGTTGCCATCGACGCCCTGGCCGTGTTCGTACACAAGGACAACCCGATCAAGTCGCTGTCGATCGAGCAGGTCGATGCGATCTTCTCCAGCACCCGCCTGTGCGGTGGCGACAAGGACATCAAGACCTGGGGTGACCTCGGTCTGACTGGCGAGTGGGCAGGCAAGCCGCTGCAGCTGTTCGGTCGTAACTCGGTATCCGGCACCTACGGCTACTTCAAGGAAGAAGCCCTGTGCAAAGGCGACTTCAAGTCCAACGTCAACGAGCAGCCGGGTTCGGCTTCGGTTGTCCAGTCGATCTCCAGCACCCTGAACGCCATCGGTTACTCGGGCATCGGCTACAAGACCTCCAGCGTCCGCGCCGTGCCGCTGTCGAAGAAGGGCGGTGAAGCCTTCGAGGCGTCGGAAGAGAACGCTCTGGCTGGCAAGTTCCCGCTGGCTCGCTTCTTCTACGTCTACGTCAACAAGGCGCCGAACCAGCCGCTGAGCCCGCTGGATGCCGAGTTCATCAAGCTGGTGCTGTCCAAGCAGGGCCAGGAAGTCGTGATGAAGGATGGTTACATCCCGCTGCCGTCCAAGGTCGCCGATAAAGCGATGAAGGACCTGGGTCTGTAAGGCTTCCAGCCTGATGGCCTGGCTCTAGCTAGCGAGGCCATTCGACGAACCCGCCACCCCATGGGTGGCGGGCTTTGTCATGTCAGTAGACTGTAATCTTTCTGTCATACAAGCCCGCTAAATTGACAAGCCTGGGCAGCCGTATGCGCTGCAATCAAGCCCGCGCAGAGACTTCTCGCATGAATGACTTGGCAAACGAATCCATGAACCGTTCGCAGAACCCTCTAGGGATCGACTTCAACACGCCCGCCCTGCAACGCAAGCGCCGTCTGCGCGCGTTGAAGGACCGCATGGCGCGTTGGTACGTCTCCATCGGTGGTCTGGCGGTGCTCGGTGCCATCACCCTTATCTTCTTCTACCTCGCCCATGTCGTGCTGCCCATGTTCCAGGGCGCCGAGCTCGAGTCGCGCAAGGCTCAGCAACCGGCCTGGCTGGCCGAGGCCCAGGCGCCATTGCTTCTCGCCGTGGAAGAGCAGAACCAGGTCGCCATGCGCCTGGATACTTCCGGCGCCGTGCAGTTCTTCGAGCTCAAGAGTGGCGAAGCCCTGCAGCGCCTGCAGTTGCCACTGCCGCAAGGCGTCAGCGTCGCCTCCGTCGGTCAGGATCAGCCGGGTACGCGCCGCGTGGTACTGGGCCTGTCCAACGGCCAAGCGCTGATCATTCAGCACAGTTACAAGATCACCTACCCGGATAACGTGCGTGCCATCGCGCCGCAGATCGAATACCCCTACGGTGAAGCACCGATCGAGGTCGATCCGCAGGGGCGTCCGCTCGAGCACATCGCCGTCAATCTCAACAGCGGCACGCTGATGCTGGCTGGCTCCACGGGCAACGAGCTGCACCTGATCAGCCTCGCTCGCGAAGAGAACCTGTTCACCGGCGAGGTGAGTGTCAGCGAGGAGCGCATCAACCTGCCGCAGATCGGCGAGCCGATCAGTCAGCTGATTCTCGACCCGCGGCAGATGTGGCTGTACGTGTTCAACGGCGATTCCAGTGCCGACGTTTTCGATCTGCGCAAGCGCGGCCTCAATGGCCGCTACGAACTGCTCAAGGGCGGTTCCAATCGCGTGACCAGCGCCACCAGTCTGCTCGGTGGCATCTCGATCATGATCGGCGACGCCAAGGGTGGCATCCAGCAGTGGTTCATGGTGCGCGACCAGGATGGCAAGTCCACCTTCCAGTCGATCCGCAGCTTCCAGCTCGGCGACAGCGCAATCACCCAGATCCTTCCCGAAGAGCGCCGCAAAGGCTTCATGGCCCTGGATGCCGACGGGCGCCTGGGCATCTTCCACAGCACCGCGCACCGCACCCTGCTCAAGGAGCAGGTCGCCGAAGGCAGCGCCATCGCCGCCCTGTCGCCGCGTGCCAGTCGTGTGCTGGTCGAGTCGGACGGCAAGCTGCAGCGCTTCGTGGTGGATAACCCGCACCCGGAAATTTCCTGGAGCTCGCTGTGGGGCAAGGTCTGGTACGAAAGCTACCCGGAGCCTGACTACGTCTGGCAGTCCACTTCCGCCAACACCGACTTCGAAGCCAAGCTGAGCCTGTCGCCGCTGGCCTTCGGTACCCTCAAGGCGGCGTTCTACGCCATGCTGCTGGCTGCGCCGCTGGCCGTGGCTGCAGCGATCTACACCGCCTACTTCATGGCGCCGCGCATGCGCACCAAGGTCAAGCCGGTGATCGAGCTGATGGAAGCGTTGCCGACGGTGATTCTCGGTTTCTTCGCCGGCCTGTTCCTCGCGCCGTTTCTGGAGAACCACTTACCCGGCATCTTCAGCCTCTTGTTGCTGACACCGGTGGGCATCCTGCTGTTCGGTTTCCTCTGGACCAAGCTGCCTGAGTCCATCCGCCACCGTGTTCCCGAAGGCTGGGAAGCGGCACTGCTGATTCCGGTGGTGGTCGCTGTGGGCTGGTTCTCCATCGCGATCAGTGGGCATCTGGAAAACTGGCTGTTCGACGGCAACATGCGCCTGTGGCTGTCCAACGACCTGGGCATCCCCTTCGACCAGCGCAACGCTCTGGTGGTCGGCCTGGCGATGGGCTTCGCGGTGATCCCGAACATCTACTCGATTGCCGAAGACGCCGTGTTCAGCGTGCCCAAGAGCCTGACCTTCGGTTCCCTGGCGCTCGGTGCCACGCCCTGGCAGACCCTGACCCGCGTGGTGATTCTCACGGCCAGCCCGGGCATTTTCTCGGCGCTGATGATCGGCATGGGCCGCGCGGTGGGCGAGACCATGATCGTGCTGATGGCTACCGGTAACACGCCGATCATGGACATGAATATCTTCGAAGGCATGCGCACCCTGGCGGCCAACGTCGCCGTGGAAATGCCCGAGTCGGAAGTTGGCGGCACCCACTACCGTGTGCTGTTCCTGGCGGCGATGGTGTTGCTCCTGTTCACCTTCGTGATGAACACCCTGGCCGAGCTGATTCGTCAGCGCCTACGCACCAAGTATTCGTCGCTCTAAGGTTTTGGAAGGTATATGTCCGTGAAACAGAACAACCTGAAATCCTGGTACAAGAGCGGCGCCCCAGGCGTGTGGATGAGCGGAGGCGCCGTTGCCATCGCCATCATCATGACCCTCGGTCTGCTGGCAGTGATTGCCTCTCGCGGCCTCGGCCACTTCTGGCCGGCAGATATTCTCGAAGCTGACTACCAGGTGCCTGGCCAGGAAGCCCGGGTGATGCTGGGTGAGGTGGTGCAGGTCGAGGAAGTGCCACGTGCACGTCTCGCCGCAGCCGGCCTGCCGGTGGCCGAAGGTGGCGAATTCATGACCCGCGAATTGCTCAAGGTGGGTAACCGCGAGCTGTTCGGTGCCGACTTCACCTGGGTGGTTGGCGAGTGGCTGAGCAACCCGCGCAAGCCGGCCGGCATCACCGTGTTGGAGCGCCGCGAGTGGGGCAACTTCTACGGCAACCTGGTCAACGTCAAGGAAAGTGGCCAGGTGGTCGCTGAGGGCGATGCGGCCTGGGCTGCATTGCAGGAGCGCCTGGATCGCGTCGACGACCTGCACGCACAGCTGGTGCGTCTGGAGAAGAAGGACATCGGCCGTATCAACCATGGCCTGGAGCGCATTCGTCTGGAAGGCCGCAAGCTGCAGTTGCAGGACAAGCTGGACGCCGCTGCCCAGGCTGACATGGATGCCCGTCGCGATGCACTGAATGCCGAGTACAAGGTACTCGAAGAACGCATGGTGGCGCTGACCCAGCAGATCAATCGCGACAGCGTGACCCTGACCGCCAGCGATGGCCGGCAGACCGAAATCGAGCTGGGCAAGATCGTCCGCGCCTTCCGCCCGAATGCCATGAGCACCGTCGACAAGCTCGGCTTCTACGCCATGAAGCTGTGGGAGTTCGTCAGCGACGAGCCGCGTGAGGCCAACACCGAAGGCGGGATCTTCCCGGCCATCTTCGGCACCGTGCTGATGGTCATGCTGATGGCGGTGATCGTCACCCCGTTCGGCGTGATTGCGGCGGTCTACCTGCGTGAATACGCGCACCAGGGCGCTCTGACCCGGGTCATCCGCATTGCGGTGAACAACCTCGCCGGCGTACCGTCGATCGTCTATGGCGTGTTCGGCCTGGGCTTCTTCGTCTACGTGCTGGGTGGCTCGATCGACCAGCTGTTCTTCCCCGAGTCCGCCCCGGCACCGACCTTCGGCACCCCGGGCCTGATGTGGGCCTCGCTGACCCTGGCGATCCTCACCCTGCCGGTGGTCATCGTTGCCACCGAGGAAGGCCTGGCGCGTATTCCGCGTGCGGTGCGTGAAGGCTCGCTGGCGCTTGGCGCGACCAAGGCCGAGACGCTGTGGAAGGTGGTCATCCCGATGGCCAGCCCGGCGATGATGACCGGCCTGATTCTCGCCGTGGCACGAGCCGCCGGTGAGGTGGCGCCGCTGATGCTGGTGGGTGTGGTGAAGCTGGCGCCGACCCTGCCGCTCAACGGTAACTACCCTTACCTGCACCTGGATCAGAAGATCATGCACCTGGGCTTCCACATCTACGACGTCGGCTTCCAGAGCCCCAACGTCGAGGCCGCGCGTCCGCTGGTTTACGCCACTGCGCTGCTGCTGGTGATCGTTATCGCCCTGCTCAACCTGACTGCGGTCTATATCCGTAACCACCTGCGCGAGAAGTACAAGGCGCTGGATCACTAACGCAGCTACGAGTCGCGCACCGCCGGTGCGCAGCTTGCAGCTTGTAGCTACGAACGGAGTGAGTTTATGCAACACGAAACCCATACCCACGGTATCGATCTGGCCGCCCTCGGCCGCGACAAGCAGAGCCTCAACCTGGCCAACGAGACCACGGCCATCGAAGTGCCGGGTCTGAACCTGTACTACGGCCAGAAGCAGGCGCTGTTCGACGTCAAGATGGATATCCCCAAGCAGCGCGTGACCGCCTTCATCGGCCCGTCCGGCTGCGGCAAGTCGACCCTGCTGCGCACCTTCAACCGCATGAACGACCTGGTCGATGGTTGCCGCGTGGAAGGCGAGATCAACATCGACGGGCGCAATATCTACCGCAAGGGCGAGGACGTCGCCGAGCTGCGTCGCCGCGTCGGCATGGTGTTCCAGAAGCCCAACCCGTTCCCCAAGAGCATCTACGAGAACGTGGTGTATGGCCTGCGTATCCAGGGCATCAACAGCAAGCGCGTACTCGACGAGGCGGTGGAGTGGGCACTGAAGAGCGCCGCGTTGTGGGACGAGGTCAAGGACCGCCTGCACGACTCGGCCCTCGGCCTGTCTGGCGGTCAGCAACAGCGCCTGGTCATCGCCCGTACCGTGGCCGTGCAGCCGGAAGTGCTGCTGCTCGACGAGCCTTGCTCGGCCCTCGACCCGATCTCCACGCTGAAGGTCGAAGAGCTGATCTACGAGCTCAAGAGCAAGTACACCATCGTCATCGTCACCCACAACATGCAGCAGGCGGCGCGCGTTTCCGACTACACCGCGTTCATGTACATGGGCAAGCTGATCGAGTTCGGCGACACCGACACGCTGTTCACCAACCCGGCCAAGAAGCAGACAGAAGACTACATCACCGGTCGTTACGGCTAAGGCCATGGCAAATACTCCCTGGCTTTGTCGGGCGCCGTACTGTCAGCGCGCGCCCTTCGCGCCAGAGAGCATTTTCCAAGGGCCTTAGTGCTGAAACTCAACGTGTAGGGTGCGCCGTTCGCACCATGGCCATCCAAGCCGGCAGCTTTCGCGGAGCGAAACATGATCAACAAAGACAACCTTACCCAGCACATCTCCCAGCAATTCAACGCCGAGCTGGAAGAAGTGCGCAGCCACCTGCTGGCCATGGGCGGCCTGGTGGAAAAGCAGGTCAACGATGCCGTCACCGCGCTGATCGAGGCCGACTCCGGCCTGGCCCAGCAGGTGCGCGAGATCGACGACCAGATCAACCAGATGGAGCGCAACATCGATGAGGAGTGCATCCGCATCCTCGCCCGCCGCCAGCCGGCGGCCTCCGACCTGCGCTTGATCATCAGCATCTCCAAGTCGGTGATCGACCTGGAACGCATCGGCGACGAATCGACCAAGATCGCCAAGCGCGCCATCCTCCTCAGCGAGGAAGGCGAGGCGCCCAAGGGTTACGTCGAGATCCGCCACATCGCCGACCAGGTGCGCAAGATGGTGCAGGACGCTCTCGACGCTTTCGCCCGTTTCGACGCCGACCTGGCCCTGGCCGTGGCCCAGCACGACAAGACCGTCGACCGCGAGTACAAGACCGCGCTGCGTGAACTGGTCACCTACATGATGGAAGATCCGCGTTCGATCTCCCGCGTGCTCAATGTGATCTGGGCGCTGCGCTCGCTGGAACGCATTGGCGATCATGCGCGCAACATCGCCGAACTGGTGATCTACCTGGTGCGTGGCACCGATGTGCGCCACATCGGCCTGACTCGTATGCGTGAAGAGGTCGAGGGCAAGTCCAGGGACTGACGCCTGCTTCGTGCTGACGGCCCGGGCTTGCCCGGGCCGTTTCGCTTGCGCGATTTGTTGCACGTCCGGCGTTTTCCGTTGGCCTTAGGCCACTGGCCATGACTATGCTTACCGCTATTCGTGCAGGAGTGGTCGATGAGCAAAGTCAGTGTGCTGGTGGTGGATGACGCAACCTTTATCCGTGATCTGGTCAAGAAAGGGCTGCGCGATAATTTCCCCGGCGTACAGATCGAGGAAGCGATCAATGGCCGCAAGGCCCAGCAGATGTTGAGCCGTCAGGTGGTCGACCTGATCCTCTGTGACTGGGAAATGCCGGAGATGTCCGGCCTCGAACTGTTGACCTGGTGCCGCGAGCAGGACAACCTGAAAACCACGCCCTTCATCATGGTCACCAGCCGTGGCGACAAGGAGAACGTGGTGCAGGCGATCCAGGCCGGTGTTTCCGACTACATCGGCAAGCCT
Proteins encoded in this window:
- a CDS encoding BON domain-containing protein, coding for MPPFKPLLLAAGTALMLGLTPVASHAAEGQLSAQLDAARQEGSIWTAFALNRHLNPFKLDIDVEDGAATLNGKVENDVQKELAEQVALSIDGIDSVDNRIEVSSDAVEGDAPSMAQRLEDASLAATVKSKLLWNSNTRGLDIQVKSETGNITLSGHAQTPAAKELAGQLAANTDGVREVFNHLSISTADSSSSAVQTTLDEARENISDSWITSKVKASFLYSRNLDAMNITVSTDDGLVSLRGSVLSSAEKRLAVETARNIRGVRGVDADALRISS
- a CDS encoding ferritin-like domain-containing protein; its protein translation is MSSKTAQLNELIEITRDGKRFYEHAHEEVKDIRLQALFRDMVRAKTEVIDALSVKVAANQSEPASGGTMLGKLRQFYADTRATLAKDEDATYVAQLEEAEDRILHAFEDALESADNDVRVLLAVEMPKVRACHDRMRALKQNMQ
- a CDS encoding PstS family phosphate ABC transporter substrate-binding protein, with protein sequence MKLKRLMAALTFAAAGVSAVSAVAAVDPALPTYEKTSGVSGNLSSVGSDSLANLMTLWAEEFKKNYPNVNIQIQAAGSSTAPPALTEGTANMGPMSRPMKDSEIQAFEEKYGYKPTAVPVAIDALAVFVHKDNPIKSLSIEQVDAIFSSTRLCGGDKDIKTWGDLGLTGEWAGKPLQLFGRNSVSGTYGYFKEEALCKGDFKSNVNEQPGSASVVQSISSTLNAIGYSGIGYKTSSVRAVPLSKKGGEAFEASEENALAGKFPLARFFYVYVNKAPNQPLSPLDAEFIKLVLSKQGQEVVMKDGYIPLPSKVADKAMKDLGL
- a CDS encoding ABC transporter permease subunit, with the translated sequence MNDLANESMNRSQNPLGIDFNTPALQRKRRLRALKDRMARWYVSIGGLAVLGAITLIFFYLAHVVLPMFQGAELESRKAQQPAWLAEAQAPLLLAVEEQNQVAMRLDTSGAVQFFELKSGEALQRLQLPLPQGVSVASVGQDQPGTRRVVLGLSNGQALIIQHSYKITYPDNVRAIAPQIEYPYGEAPIEVDPQGRPLEHIAVNLNSGTLMLAGSTGNELHLISLAREENLFTGEVSVSEERINLPQIGEPISQLILDPRQMWLYVFNGDSSADVFDLRKRGLNGRYELLKGGSNRVTSATSLLGGISIMIGDAKGGIQQWFMVRDQDGKSTFQSIRSFQLGDSAITQILPEERRKGFMALDADGRLGIFHSTAHRTLLKEQVAEGSAIAALSPRASRVLVESDGKLQRFVVDNPHPEISWSSLWGKVWYESYPEPDYVWQSTSANTDFEAKLSLSPLAFGTLKAAFYAMLLAAPLAVAAAIYTAYFMAPRMRTKVKPVIELMEALPTVILGFFAGLFLAPFLENHLPGIFSLLLLTPVGILLFGFLWTKLPESIRHRVPEGWEAALLIPVVVAVGWFSIAISGHLENWLFDGNMRLWLSNDLGIPFDQRNALVVGLAMGFAVIPNIYSIAEDAVFSVPKSLTFGSLALGATPWQTLTRVVILTASPGIFSALMIGMGRAVGETMIVLMATGNTPIMDMNIFEGMRTLAANVAVEMPESEVGGTHYRVLFLAAMVLLLFTFVMNTLAELIRQRLRTKYSSL
- the pstA gene encoding phosphate ABC transporter permease PstA — encoded protein: MSVKQNNLKSWYKSGAPGVWMSGGAVAIAIIMTLGLLAVIASRGLGHFWPADILEADYQVPGQEARVMLGEVVQVEEVPRARLAAAGLPVAEGGEFMTRELLKVGNRELFGADFTWVVGEWLSNPRKPAGITVLERREWGNFYGNLVNVKESGQVVAEGDAAWAALQERLDRVDDLHAQLVRLEKKDIGRINHGLERIRLEGRKLQLQDKLDAAAQADMDARRDALNAEYKVLEERMVALTQQINRDSVTLTASDGRQTEIELGKIVRAFRPNAMSTVDKLGFYAMKLWEFVSDEPREANTEGGIFPAIFGTVLMVMLMAVIVTPFGVIAAVYLREYAHQGALTRVIRIAVNNLAGVPSIVYGVFGLGFFVYVLGGSIDQLFFPESAPAPTFGTPGLMWASLTLAILTLPVVIVATEEGLARIPRAVREGSLALGATKAETLWKVVIPMASPAMMTGLILAVARAAGEVAPLMLVGVVKLAPTLPLNGNYPYLHLDQKIMHLGFHIYDVGFQSPNVEAARPLVYATALLLVIVIALLNLTAVYIRNHLREKYKALDH
- the pstB gene encoding phosphate ABC transporter ATP-binding protein PstB; this translates as MQHETHTHGIDLAALGRDKQSLNLANETTAIEVPGLNLYYGQKQALFDVKMDIPKQRVTAFIGPSGCGKSTLLRTFNRMNDLVDGCRVEGEINIDGRNIYRKGEDVAELRRRVGMVFQKPNPFPKSIYENVVYGLRIQGINSKRVLDEAVEWALKSAALWDEVKDRLHDSALGLSGGQQQRLVIARTVAVQPEVLLLDEPCSALDPISTLKVEELIYELKSKYTIVIVTHNMQQAARVSDYTAFMYMGKLIEFGDTDTLFTNPAKKQTEDYITGRYG
- the phoU gene encoding phosphate signaling complex protein PhoU, whose amino-acid sequence is MINKDNLTQHISQQFNAELEEVRSHLLAMGGLVEKQVNDAVTALIEADSGLAQQVREIDDQINQMERNIDEECIRILARRQPAASDLRLIISISKSVIDLERIGDESTKIAKRAILLSEEGEAPKGYVEIRHIADQVRKMVQDALDAFARFDADLALAVAQHDKTVDREYKTALRELVTYMMEDPRSISRVLNVIWALRSLERIGDHARNIAELVIYLVRGTDVRHIGLTRMREEVEGKSRD